AGGATGAGTTCGCCGACCCCGCCCTTCGCCACGCGGTCCACCAGGCTGCGGATGTTCAGATCGTCCGGCCCAACGCCGTCGAGCGGCGAAAGCGTGCCGCCGAGCACGTGGTAGCGCGCGTTCATCGCGCCGGCCCGCTCCAGGGCCCACAGGTCGGCCACGTCCTCGACCACGATGATCGTGCCCCCGTCGCGGCGAGGGTCGGTGCAGATCGTGCAGGGGTCGGACGTGTCGACGTTGCCGCAGGTCGAGCAGACGCGCACCGTGTCCAGCGCCTCGCCCATCGCAGCGGTCAGCGGGCCGAGCAACTGCTCCTTCTTCTTGATCAGGTGCAGCGCCGCCCGCCGCGCCGACCGGGGGCCGAGCCCCGGCACCTTGGCGAGCAGCTGGATGAGGCGTTCGATCTCGGGGCCGACGATTCGCTTCGACATGGCGCCTGTCTAGCGCAGAAACCGTGGCGAAAACACCGGCGCGAAGACCCTTGGTGCGACTACGCGGCCGCAGCCTTGCGCTGCGCCACAGCCTTGCGCACCTCCGGCGCGACCCTGGTGCCGAACAGCTCGATCGCCTTCATCAGCGTGGCGTGCGGCATCACGCCGATCGCCATCTGGATCAGGAAGCGCGTGTTGCCGAAAATCGCGTGGTTTGCGAGGATCTTGTCGGTCACCTCCGCCGGGCTGCCGACGAACAGCGCTCCGCGCGGGCTGCGCGAAGCGTCGAACTCGCGCCGTCCGCTCGGCCCCCAGCCGCGCTCGCGGCCGATGCGGTTCATCACTTCGGTCACCGGCGGGAAGAAGGTATCGGCCGCTTCCTGGGTCGTCTCGCCCACGAAGCCGTGCACGTTGATGCTGGTCGCGAGCGTGTCGGGGTCGTGCCCGAACTGTCGCGCCGCCTTGCGGTAGATCTCGAAGAACGGCGCGAAGCGCGCCGGTTCGCCTCCGATGATGGCCAGCGCCAGCGGCAGGCCGTACATGCCGGCACGCGCAGCCGATTGCGGCGTGCCGCCGATGGCGATCCACAGCGGCAGCGGGTCCTGGATCGGACGCGGATAGACGCCGCGGTCGTCGATCCTGGCCGTGTGCTTGCCGCCCGGCCAGGAGATGCGCTCGTCCTTGCGCAGGGCGATCAGCATCTCCAGCTTCTCGGCGAAGAGCGTGTCGTAGTCCTTCAGGTCGTAACCGAACAGCGGGAAGGACTCGATGAAGGAGCCGCGCCCGGCCATCATTTCGGCCCGCCCCTGCGAGATCAGGTCGAGCGTCGCATATTGCTGGAACACGCGGACCGGATCTTCCGACGAGAGAACCGTCACGGCGCTCGACAGGCGGATGTTCCTGGTCCGGGCGGCGGCAGCGGCCAGAATGGTCGCGGGCGAAGACACGACGTAGTCCGGGCGGTGATGCTCGCCGAGCGCGAAGACGTCCAGGCCGAGCTGGTCGGCGAGCTCGATCTCCTCGATGAGATTGCGGATGCGCTGGGCCGGATCGATCCTCGCCCCGGATACCGGGTCGGTTCCGACGTCGCCGAAGGTGTAGAGGCCGAGTTCCATCTTCGTCTCCTGTTCTCGTATCGGCAAGATAGGCGGTGCGCCGGGCGCATGCGAGAGCCGGGCTGTGAACAGTGCATCCACGCTCGCCGGCTTAACGCGACGTACACCCGTGGCCGGTAGCCTTGCAACCTGACCGGGTCGGCCAATCTTACCATTGCAGGGTGCAGAACGCTGGACATGTCCCTTCTACGACGTCTTTCCGGCCGATGGACCGCCGCCTTCGCGCGCAACCTGCGCCTGCGAGTGCTGGCCTCCACGCTCGCTGTCTTCGTGGGGGTGGCGCTTCCGGCCTTCGGAGCATTCCTCTGGATCGTCGACACGTCGTCGGAACGGCTGTCGACGCTCTTCGCCGAGCGACAGGTTCTCTACGACCGCTACCGCGGCCTCGAGCCCCTCACCCGGGAAGTGGCACTGGCCGAGACGCTGGCACGTTCACCCACCATCCTCGAATGGGCAGCCGACGAGGAACACGCGGGAAAGAAGGCACGCGGTCTCACCGCACTCGAGCATTTTCGTTCAGCCTTCGCCGATGGGAGCTACTTCCTCGTCCACGCAGTCTCGGGAAACTACTACTACGGCGACGGCAGATCGGGCGCGCAGAATGGCCGTCCGCGCTACGCGCTGTCGCGCGAGAACGAAGCCGACGCCTGGTTCTACAAAACCCTCGCGCTCGGGCCGGGATGTCGTCTCAACGTCAACAACGACCGCGCGCTGGCCGTCACGAAAGTCTGGATCAACTGCGTCGTGCAGTCGCCCGACGGTCCGGTCGCCGTCATCGGTACCGGCCTCGACCTGTCGTCCTTCGTCGCTGACGTCGTGAACACGGGCCAGGAGGGCGTCGAGACGCTCTTCGTCGACGGCTCGGGAGCGATCCAGGCCGTACGGGATCGTGGCCAGATCGACTTCGCCAGTCTCACCAAGGAGGTCGCCGAGCGAAAGACGGTGTTCCAGCTTCTCGACCGGGCCGAGCACCGCTCCCGCCTCGCGACCATGATGGCCGATCTTCGGACCGGCCGCAGCGAGGCCGTCACCGCCTTCCTCGACATCGGCGGCCGCACCATGCTGGTCGGCGTGGGGCATCTCGACCGCCTGGGCTGGTTCAACGTCACCGTGATGGACGTCGATGCGATCGTCGGCCGGGGGCTGTTCGCCCCGCTCGGAGTACTGCTTGCGCTCGCCATCGTGGCGGCGGCCGTGCTGATCATGCTGCTCTTCAAGCGCAGCGTGCTCGATCGGCTCGAAGAGACCGAGGGTTCGCTGCAGCGCTTCCGGAGTGGGGAGTTCGCACGCCCCGTCGCGGCGCGTGACGCCGACGAGATCGACCGCCTGACCATCGCGCTCGACCGGATGGCGCGGGCGGTGCGCGAGAACACCGAGAGGCTCGAGGGCACCGTCCGCGAGCGCACCGAGGAACTGGAGCGCCTCGCCTTTCTGGACTCGATGACGGGAATCGCCAACCGCCGCGGTTTCGCCGCCACGTTCGGCGTCGAGCATGCCGCAGTGCGAGCAAAGGGCGAATCGATCGGTCTGCTTCTGCTGGACGTCGACCTGTTCAAGTCGATCAACGATTCACGTGGCCATCAGGCGGGCGACGAGGTCATCGTGGAAGTGGCGCGGCGGATAGCGACCGTCGTGGAGGACCGCACCTTGTGCGCGCGCTGGGGCGGCGACGAGTTCGTGGTTCTCGTCCGCGGCGGCGCCGATGCCGTCATGGAGACGGGCAGGCGTCTGCTGGACGCGCTGCGCGGTTCCGGCATCGTGCTTTCCGACGGGGCCGAGATCCGGGTCACCACCTCCATCGGCGGGCATGTGGTCGCGGCCGGCGACAATCTGTCTTCCGCGACCGCCAGGGCGGATGTCGCCCTGTACGAAGCAAAACGCGCCGGGCGCAACCGCATCGTGCTGCGCCCGGCCGAGGCGCTTCATCACGGCGACGGAACGGCGAAGGTCGCCTGATCCTCGGCGTCAGTCGTCTCCGTCGACCACCCGAAGCCGCAGCGAACCGGTCCGCGACGCCACCTCGGCCGGGGCGGTCGCCGCATCGGCCGGATGGTCGCCACCGAATTCCAGCGCCTCGATCTTCTGGCTGCGCTTCGTCACCTTCTCCGTCGACGTCAGGATCTGCTCGACGTCGCGCTGGGTCATCGCGAAATGGCCCTGCAGCTTGCGCACCCGCTCGTCGAGGCGGCCCACGTCCTCCATCAGGCGGATCACCTCGCCCTGGATCAGGTGCGCCTGCTCGCGCATCCGTGCGTCCTTCAGCACCGCCTGGATCACCTGGATCGACAGCATCAGCAGCGAGGGCGAAACGATGACGATCCGGGCACGATGGGCGCGCTGCACCAGTGCCTCGTACTTCTCGTGAATATCGGCGAAGATCGATTCCGACGGCACGAACATGAAGGCCGTCTCCTGCGTCTCGCCGCTGATCAGGTACTTCTCGGCGATCGCCTTGATGTGGACCTCGATGTCGCGGCGAAAGGCCTGGGCTGCCGCCTTCTGCCCCTCGACCCCGTCGCCTTCTGCCGCGGCGCGGATCGCGTTCCAGGCCTCCAGCGGAAACTTGGCGTCGATCACCAGCGCCGGCGCGCCGTTCGGCATCCGCACCAGGCAGTCGGGCCGGTTGCCGTTCGACAGCGTCGCCTGGAACTCGTAACCGCCGTGCGGCAGCCCGTCGGCGACGATCGCCTCCATCCGCGACTGTCCGAAGGCCCCCCGTGTCTGCTTGTTCGACAGGATATGCTGCAGCTGCACCACCTGGCCGGCCAGCGTCTGGATATTGCCTTGCGCGGTGTCGATGACGGCGAGCCGCTCCTGCAGCTTCGCCAGACTCTCATGCGTCGATCTCGTCTGCTCGGTCATGGTCTGGCCGAGCCGCCCGGTCATCGTGTCGAGCCGCTCCGAGATCGCCCTGTTCAGCTCGTTCTGCCGCGAGCCGAACACCTCCGCGATGGTCGCCATGCGCCCCTGCATTTCCGACTGCACCCGCGTCAGTTCCGCCAGTCTTGCCTGCGCCTCCCGCGCCGCCTGCGCGGCGTCTTCGGCCGCTTGCGCCCGCAAGCGCGCCATCCGCCGCAACCCGAGCGCCAGCCACGCGAACATCAGCACCACCAGCGCTGCGGTACCGGCCAGCGCGTGTCCAGGCGTCACGGTCGTGGCGCCGATCTGGCCGAGCGGGGCCGAGAGAAAGGTGGGAAAATCCGTCATCGTCGAGCCCTATGCGATTCGTGGGTCGACCATAAGATCAAAACATGAACGGAAACCGCACGCGCGGTTGACGCTCTCGCGACCAGCGATTACCTGAAGGCCATGCCGATCAAGCCTCTCGTCATCCTGCCCGACCCGATCCTGCGCGAGGTCTCCCGTCCCGTCGAACGGGTGGACGGCGACGTCGCCCGTCTGGCCGACGACATGCTGGAGACGATGTATGACGCGCCCGGCATCGGTCTGGCTGCGATCCAGGTCGGCGTGCCGCTGCGCATGCTCGTGGTCGACCTGTCCAAGGAAGGCGAGGAGCGCGACCCGCACGTCGTGATCAATCCGCAGATCCTGTCCTCTTCGGATGCCCGCAACGTCCACGAAGAAGGGTGCCTGTCGATCCCCGACTACTATGCCGAGGTCGAGCGGCCGGCCACGATCCGCCTGCGCTATCTCGACCGGCAAGGCGCCGAGCGGGAGATGGAAGCGGACGGCCTGATGGCGACCTGCCTGCAGCACGAGATCGACCACCTGAACGGCATTCTCTTTATCGACCACATCTCGCGCCTGAAGCGCGACATGGTGGTGCGCAAGTTCAAGAAGCTGGCGAGGGACAAGGCGGGCCCCCTGGTGGGGTGATAGCGCGATCCGCCATGATCGCCGCCATCTGTCGCGTCCACGACGCGACGCTCGCCACCCGCAACGTGCGGGATTTCGAAGGAATCGACCTCGCGCTGGTAAATCCCTTCGAAGCGGGCGGGTAAAGCCGCACCCAGAGCCTATCCGGAACCCGACATGTACATCCCCCCGCATTTCCAGGAGATCGATCCCCACGAGATCCGGGCCGTCATCGAGACGGCACCGCTGGCCTGCGTCGTCGCGCAGACGACGGAGGGGCTTGTCGCCAATCACATCCCGATGCTGTCCGCTCCCGACGGCACGCTGATCGGGCACGTGGCGCTCGCCAACGACATGCACCGGCTGGTCGCCGACGGGCAGGAGGTGCTGGCGATCTTCCGCGCTGCCGACGCCTACGTTTCGCCGAACTTCTATCCGTCGAAGCCGGAACATCACCGCCACGTCCCCACCTGGAACTATCAGGTCGTCCACGTCTACGGCACCATCGCCTTCCGGCACGACGAGCAGGCCAAGCGCGCGGTGGTCGGGCTTCTGACGCGGACCCATGAGCGGCGGCTGAACGGGGCAGGCGCCTGGCGGATGGCCGACGCGCCGGCGGACTACATGACGCAGATGCTCGGCAGCATCGTCGCGTTCCGAATCGAGGTGACGCGGGTGCTCGCCAAGTCGAAGCTCAGCCAGAACCGCGAGGAGCGCGATTATTCCGGCGCCGTCGCGGGCATCAGGGCGTCGGGCCACGAGGACGTTGCCTCGGCCATGGAGCGGAGGCTGCGGAAATAGCTCGCGCATGCGGGAAAGCGTCCTTGGCCCGTCGTGTCGGCATGGCAGCGGTCGCTTTCGCAATGCCAGGTGACTTGACCTCGCCGTCGTAAACCCGTTTGAAGCGGGGCATGAGCGTCCGACAGGCGCTCGGCCTTCGAGCCGCTCGCCACAGCTCCGGACCGCCGTCATGCCGCTTCGCATCGTCTTCATGGGCACGCCCGACTTCTCCGTCGCCACGCTGCGGACCATCGTCCAGGCCGGGCACGAGGTCGTGGCCGTCTATACGCAGCCGCCGCGCGCCGCCGGCCGCCGCGGACTGGAACTGACGAAGTCGCCCGTCCACGTCGAGGCCGAACGGCTCGGACTGGAGGTCCGCACCCCGAAGAGCCTGAAGGGAGAGCCCGAGCAGGAGGCGTTCAGCGCCCTGCGGGCGGACGTCGCCGTGGTCGTTGCCTACGGCCTCCTTCTTCCGCGCCCCATCCTGGAGGCGCCGCGCCTCGGCTGCTTCAACGGCCACGCTTCCGCGCTGCCGCGCTGGCGGGGCGCGGCTCCCATCCAGCGCGCCATCATGGCAGGCGACGAGGCAACCGCGATGATGATCATGAAGATGGAGGAGGGCCTCGACACGGGCCCGGTTGCACTGTCCCGCATGGTACCGATCGGTGCGGACATGACAGCCGGCGACCTGCACGACCTGTTGATGGAGGAGGGCGCCGGCCTGATGGTCGAGGCTCTGGCCGCCCTCGAAGCCGGAGCGCTCGTGCTCTCACCGCAGCCCGCC
The nucleotide sequence above comes from Aquibium microcysteis. Encoded proteins:
- the recR gene encoding recombination mediator RecR, translating into MSKRIVGPEIERLIQLLAKVPGLGPRSARRAALHLIKKKEQLLGPLTAAMGEALDTVRVCSTCGNVDTSDPCTICTDPRRDGGTIIVVEDVADLWALERAGAMNARYHVLGGTLSPLDGVGPDDLNIRSLVDRVAKGGVGELILAVNATVEGQTTAHYITDQLDGLGVKITRLAHGVPVGGELDYLDEGTLSAALKARTAF
- a CDS encoding LLM class flavin-dependent oxidoreductase gives rise to the protein MELGLYTFGDVGTDPVSGARIDPAQRIRNLIEEIELADQLGLDVFALGEHHRPDYVVSSPATILAAAAARTRNIRLSSAVTVLSSEDPVRVFQQYATLDLISQGRAEMMAGRGSFIESFPLFGYDLKDYDTLFAEKLEMLIALRKDERISWPGGKHTARIDDRGVYPRPIQDPLPLWIAIGGTPQSAARAGMYGLPLALAIIGGEPARFAPFFEIYRKAARQFGHDPDTLATSINVHGFVGETTQEAADTFFPPVTEVMNRIGRERGWGPSGRREFDASRSPRGALFVGSPAEVTDKILANHAIFGNTRFLIQMAIGVMPHATLMKAIELFGTRVAPEVRKAVAQRKAAAA
- a CDS encoding diguanylate cyclase domain-containing protein; this encodes MSLLRRLSGRWTAAFARNLRLRVLASTLAVFVGVALPAFGAFLWIVDTSSERLSTLFAERQVLYDRYRGLEPLTREVALAETLARSPTILEWAADEEHAGKKARGLTALEHFRSAFADGSYFLVHAVSGNYYYGDGRSGAQNGRPRYALSRENEADAWFYKTLALGPGCRLNVNNDRALAVTKVWINCVVQSPDGPVAVIGTGLDLSSFVADVVNTGQEGVETLFVDGSGAIQAVRDRGQIDFASLTKEVAERKTVFQLLDRAEHRSRLATMMADLRTGRSEAVTAFLDIGGRTMLVGVGHLDRLGWFNVTVMDVDAIVGRGLFAPLGVLLALAIVAAAVLIMLLFKRSVLDRLEETEGSLQRFRSGEFARPVAARDADEIDRLTIALDRMARAVRENTERLEGTVRERTEELERLAFLDSMTGIANRRGFAATFGVEHAAVRAKGESIGLLLLDVDLFKSINDSRGHQAGDEVIVEVARRIATVVEDRTLCARWGGDEFVVLVRGGADAVMETGRRLLDALRGSGIVLSDGAEIRVTTSIGGHVVAAGDNLSSATARADVALYEAKRAGRNRIVLRPAEALHHGDGTAKVA
- a CDS encoding DNA recombination protein RmuC; this encodes MTDFPTFLSAPLGQIGATTVTPGHALAGTAALVVLMFAWLALGLRRMARLRAQAAEDAAQAAREAQARLAELTRVQSEMQGRMATIAEVFGSRQNELNRAISERLDTMTGRLGQTMTEQTRSTHESLAKLQERLAVIDTAQGNIQTLAGQVVQLQHILSNKQTRGAFGQSRMEAIVADGLPHGGYEFQATLSNGNRPDCLVRMPNGAPALVIDAKFPLEAWNAIRAAAEGDGVEGQKAAAQAFRRDIEVHIKAIAEKYLISGETQETAFMFVPSESIFADIHEKYEALVQRAHRARIVIVSPSLLMLSIQVIQAVLKDARMREQAHLIQGEVIRLMEDVGRLDERVRKLQGHFAMTQRDVEQILTSTEKVTKRSQKIEALEFGGDHPADAATAPAEVASRTGSLRLRVVDGDD
- the def gene encoding peptide deformylase; translation: MPIKPLVILPDPILREVSRPVERVDGDVARLADDMLETMYDAPGIGLAAIQVGVPLRMLVVDLSKEGEERDPHVVINPQILSSSDARNVHEEGCLSIPDYYAEVERPATIRLRYLDRQGAEREMEADGLMATCLQHEIDHLNGILFIDHISRLKRDMVVRKFKKLARDKAGPLVG
- a CDS encoding FMN-binding negative transcriptional regulator, translated to MYIPPHFQEIDPHEIRAVIETAPLACVVAQTTEGLVANHIPMLSAPDGTLIGHVALANDMHRLVADGQEVLAIFRAADAYVSPNFYPSKPEHHRHVPTWNYQVVHVYGTIAFRHDEQAKRAVVGLLTRTHERRLNGAGAWRMADAPADYMTQMLGSIVAFRIEVTRVLAKSKLSQNREERDYSGAVAGIRASGHEDVASAMERRLRK
- the fmt gene encoding methionyl-tRNA formyltransferase, with translation MPLRIVFMGTPDFSVATLRTIVQAGHEVVAVYTQPPRAAGRRGLELTKSPVHVEAERLGLEVRTPKSLKGEPEQEAFSALRADVAVVVAYGLLLPRPILEAPRLGCFNGHASALPRWRGAAPIQRAIMAGDEATAMMIMKMEEGLDTGPVALSRMVPIGADMTAGDLHDLLMEEGAGLMVEALAALEAGALVLSPQPADGVTYARKIDKSETRVDWGLPAARVDRHIRGLSPFPGAWCEVRIGGKAERLKLLRSVLAEGTGSPGAILDDRLTVACGAGAVRLVEVQRAGGRPLAAGEFLRGAKLVPGDHLT